Below is a genomic region from Primulina eburnea isolate SZY01 chromosome 9, ASM2296580v1, whole genome shotgun sequence.
TCCTCGCTATTAAAGGGACAGTCCCTGGTGTACAACCTCACGGCCCTCTCGTTATCTTTGATTTCTTTTGCCTTAGCCATAATATGAGGCAAGTACTGATTGAGTACGTCATCTTTACGCGACTTGTCGAGTGTCAACTCGAAAAATCTCTTCTCCGGTTGGAAATGGTTCTTCTGATTCTCGGGTTCGATCATGACAAACTGCCATTTGAgtttaaaacctttgaaatgaTCAACGACTTCCTGATTCTTCTCCATACTAATACCGATGCTCTTCTGTTTGGTACTTTTGTTCACTTTGAATCTCTCGGAGTCGGGATTGTCTACTGTGCGGAGATAGACCTCAGCTGCGTCATAGATTTGGTTGCGAGTGATGCCACATTGTTCGTCCACCACCATTGTTATCTGGGTGGGAAGTGGATTGAAAAATCTTCCCAAGTAATGTTTGAAAAAATGGGACAGCGCCGAAAAGACGGCTGATTTTACGGGATCGGGAATCATATCAAAGGCTACTGATCGGAATAGCATCATCGATGCTGCGATGGATGCGTAGgctgagaaaatatttgtaGCCATTGATTGCATTTCGACCGCAGAATACATTTTTATATCTCAACCCGAAAACAACTGGGAATGTGATTTGGGATGGGCTGTTGGGACTGGAAGAGTGTTTAAATATACGGGGAAACTTAGGGAGCAAGCTGGAGAAGATGAACAAGGGTCGTAATCGTGTGTAGCTGGTGTTCAAGCCCGCTGAAGGTGGACGGTGAAAGTAACGCGGGAGTAAATTTAGAAAAGAATGTTGGCTGTAGGAGATTTGAGCTCTGCTTGAACGCCACGCTTTTGTCCTTGTGCTGTGCCGACGACGTTTCCCTATTTTATAAATTCAGGTTGTGGTAGTCAAATGTTATTTGACCGAAAAAATCTTATttgttatttattatatatttataaaaatttataaatatatattaatgatttaAACATTAACATTTTACCATATCTTACGACGAGAAATATTACATGTATAATATGTAATAATCCAAAAAATTGGACACGcaaaatacaagtctgaaagAGCTTTCgcaaattattttataaataatttatttatttcggTACCGTTTGGTTTCGTGGTATGAGATAAataatatatagatacataatattttttaataataaaataaataaaaatgatagttaatataattttttattagatTGATTAATTTGTTTAAATATAAGATAATGTGATATTATTGTCATTagttaagataaataatatatagatacatattatttatgattaaGGACATGCACCAACACAGAATGTCTTATAACCgaataaatatgaaaaataaattgcCATTAGTTAAGATTGAGTTTCAATACTTGTCTCTACCAGAAGTTGAACTAATTGTCGATGAGAATATTAATGCATCGAAGCTTTGGTTGCTTTTCACTCTGCTTGGAACAGAAAATGTAGGATTGACATTGGAGAAAGGCATCAACAATTTAATTTACAATACATAGCCCTTCAAGATTAATCAAAGCAGTAGTCACAGTAGTCTCCCATGACACtgaattcataaaataaacgaTACCCGACTAGAACAAAATTGAAACAGAGGCAGAGAGTTTGGAGGTCTAATTAATCCTGCGAAGAAACGATGAAGATTCCAGGGCCGATGGTAATCCTATGCCTAGCTAGAGTTTGGAAGCAATGTGTGAATAAAAGTGGAGAGGAGATCATGTGGTGCATAATGCGGGAAGAGATCGTTGCATATGCGATCGATCGTCATTCTGGTGGGTGAGAAGTTGAAAGGGGTGACAAGTTTATTTTTGGTTGGAAAAGGATGAGTAATATTCCCTGCTTATCAATCAGTTCTTTCTGAATGTTTATCTGTCCAACAGCAAAAATGATTCTTTTACATCGACATTTTCCTCACAAGCAGACGTTGGGACAATTAACCAGGGAAAATTTGTGCAAAGAACATGTAAATATAATTGGTTGTTCTTTTGttgacataaaatataatatacgtTGTAACACTAGAAACACTCCTTTTACATATGAAGACATTGTTTGATCCAAGGAGAAATATGTTTGCTCCTATGGAATAAACCATGTCCAAGAAGTACCAGTAGTAATTAtttttcttcatcatcatcacagATTTATCATCTACACACATTCCTACAAACTTTGCTCACTATGCTTCATCTTGTTATATTTGCTCGATCGCCTTCTTGTTAAACTTTTCCATATTTTAGCAAACTTCATCTTCTGGTCCTTGTGAATTTCGATTCCGTCGCTTTCAATTATCTCTTTGGCTTCTCCAATATCACATTTCTTTTCATCGACAGCCACCGAAGTTTTCTCGTCCTTCTTTTTCTTGAGCAAATCAAGAACCCCCTGAAGTGCAAGATCAACATCCTCGCTTCTCATCAAGTGTTCTGCAATTTCAGCAGGGCTGATCTCTACTTCCCCAATGAAGCTTTTAATCTCTTGACATGGCGCCTTCGTTTGATCATTGATTCCCAAGTAGTTCAAGGCCAAAACATCAAATCCTTCAGGTGTGCAGTACCCCATATGAATGTGCATATCCATTCGACCGGGGCGCAACAGGGCAGGATCCAGCTTCTCCTTATGATTCGTTGTGAAAATAATAATTCTTTCATCCCCACAAGTTGACCACAATCCATCTATGAAGTTCAATACTCCAGATAATGTCAACTGTTTCATGAAACACCAATATTAATCAGAAATCCATCAAAGCATAATTCGTCTATATAACTTGCGTCATAATGTGCTTACGATTTTCTGCTAACCTTTGGGTTAGAGGACTCGTTGCCCTCAGTTTCGGCACTCCTGTCATGCATCTGCACACTGCAATCAATATCCTCGACTACGATAATAGACCTGTTTGTCGTGGACAGCAAGATTCTCTTCAATTCTGAATTTGAATATAGACTGGCGAGTTCCAAATCATACACATCAAACTTCAGATAGTTGGCCATGGCGGCGATCAAGCTCGATTTTCCTGTCCCGGGAGGTCCATACAGGAGATAGCCTCTCTTCCAGGCCTTGCCTACTTTCTTGTAATAATCTCTTCTCCTCACAAACCTTTCTAAATCTTCAATGATGGATTTTTTCAAACATGGGTCCATCGCCAATTTATCGAATGTGGCCGGATGATCCAAATTGATGCAGCCCCAATACCCACCTCCATTGCCACCGTCCTCTTCGTCACCATCAAAGGGACAGTCCGTGGTGTACAACCTCACCGCCCTCTCATTATCTTTGATTTCTTTCGCCTTAGCCATAACGTGAGGCAAATACTCCTTGAGTACATCGTCTTTGCGCGCCTTATCGAATGTTAACTCGAAAAATCTCTTCTCCGGTTGGAAATGGTTCTTCTGATTCTCGGGTTCGATCAGAACAAACTGCCATTTGAgtttaaaacctttgaaatgaTCAACAACTTCCTGATTCTTCTCCATACTAATACTGATGCTCTTCTGTTTGGGAATTTTGTTCACTTTGAATCTCTCGGAGTCGGGATAGTCTACTGTGCGGAGATAGACCTCGGCTGCGTCATAGATTTGATTGCGAGTGATGCCACATTGTTCATCCACCACCATTGTTATCTGTGAGGGAAGTGGATTGAAAAATCTTCCAAAGTAATGTCTGAAGAACTGAGAGACTGCCGAAAAGACGGCTGATTTTACGGGCTCGGGAATAATATCATAGGCGACCGATCGAAATAGCATCATCGATGCAGCAACTGATGCGTAGGCTGAGAAAATATTCGTAGCCATTGACTGCATGTCCATCACAGAATACATTTTTATTTCCCAACCCCCAAAGGAAGATTAATCAACAACTGTAAATTCTGGTTTTTGATCAAGAAAGAATCGGTAGTACTATGATTTGGGATGCTGTGTAATGTGTTGGGGGAGTGTTTAAATAGGGGGAATCGAAGGGAAACTTAGGGAGCAAGCTGGAGAAGAAGATGCGCGGGTGTTGAACCGAAGTTTCTCTTCTATTATAtagttaattaatatttaatgctGTGGGAGTCAATCAGTCAAAGTTGTCGGACCGAAAAATGGGACACGCAAAATACCGAGTCCGAATCTGTGGGGTTCACAAATTATTCTCTATTGCTGCATACTTACTACACATGTCTTTGCGATATATTctttaattttccaaaatatcattttcgaACGACTCATTTGCTATAGTTGAAAATAAGAGTGGTAAAAATGTGATGCTATATATAAcgatgtatttatttttggattatttttaaaaagttttATAAATAGGTCTCttaatttgtgaagaaaaaataCAATTGAGTgaaattttttttcataaaatgtgtagtttaatatattttgtgagtttgagatttttactttttaccgtgaatttttatttttaacacgttatcagcacgatacTCAAGGTTCCCcatatttttctcaaaattaagaatatttattttattgtttatttatttttattgtgtatatatttaatatataatatcgtGTTATTATATTAAAGGAGTTTATGAAACATCATTATAATAACATGATgtgattatattattataatgtttatatatttttattgggttactgtttatttattgtatatatatttcaataatatcatgttattatacAAAAGGAGTCTATGACATCTCATTATAAGTACGTGATGTGATTATTTcattgtttatatatttttattgtgttatataataataatatttatatatattgtttatatattttattgtgttatataataatatatatatatatttgtataatgtcacaatattatataaaatgagTCTCTaacacctcattataataatgtaatgtgatatacataattatttaaacatgattaacattatatattattaccataaaattctacatacatttatttttttaagattttataaaCTGTCATAAACGACTAATTTTTACctttaaatatgatttacaaacacattcaatcactccaaactTATTCTTTctccttaaaatttttctttatcaatttttcgaagaagaaaaatatggtTCTTTCAAAGTTATTTTGTATAATTATTTTAGCTATTAGACTCactagtcttgtatttatcggagaatatctgCCTCAcgtttttctttattttgaagAATACTTGTACTTATAATCTATCTGTTATTTTGTATTGCCATTTTAATAGATTTAGaacttaactaataaaatgcattcttatttttataataccaccatgtcaaatttggtTCGAATTTGTTGCCATTACAGGAAAAAATTATATGacatggactctcgatgtagaaatgcatcttgagtcatttgGTCTAAAtgaaatcattaaaaaaatggTATCTCATAACAAGAAAAATCAAAAGCTGTGATATTTTTGCATCGACATCTTGTGTGAATATCATATTGAAAAAGATCTCATGGCTTTATGGAAAGGattaaagaaaaaatttgaacatataaaagaagttatacttccgactgTCCGTGATGAATGAAATAcattaagattccaagattttaagaaaatcAGTAATTACAAATCGGCAATGTATCAAATAAtatcgcaattaaaattttgtggacatgaggttacAGAATTgaaaatgcttgaaaaaacatttttcacaTGTTCACGAATCAaatataactctacaacaacaatacAGAGTGCATGGATTtttgagatattctgaacttatcGCATGTCTTCTTGTgacggaaaagaacaacgagttactaatgagaaatcatcagtcccggcCCACTGGATCAACTGCATTTCTCGAAGTAAATGTTGTATTAAAAATGAATTCAAACCtgaaaaccaaaatcaaagtcAAAGataaggttttggtcgaggtcgaaatcgaggtcgtggacgtggaagtggtcgcggccgtggttttgaaaacaatcgTGATAGTTACTTCTATAATCATCTTAAAAAGACTCAAAAGGACTCACAAACCACTCACTAAAAAGACATCATGAGAACTCGAGTGTTGATGAAAATAACTCAAAAcgatttgaaagttct
It encodes:
- the LOC140841799 gene encoding AAA-ATPase At2g18193-like, with the translated sequence MYSVMDMQSMATNIFSAYASVAASMMLFRSVAYDIIPEPVKSAVFSAVSQFFRHYFGRFFNPLPSQITMVVDEQCGITRNQIYDAAEVYLRTVDYPDSERFKVNKIPKQKSISISMEKNQEVVDHFKGFKLKWQFVLIEPENQKNHFQPEKRFFELTFDKARKDDVLKEYLPHVMAKAKEIKDNERAVRLYTTDCPFDGDEEDGGNGGGYWGCINLDHPATFDKLAMDPCLKKSIIEDLERFVRRRDYYKKVGKAWKRGYLLYGPPGTGKSSLIAAMANYLKFDVYDLELASLYSNSELKRILLSTTNRSIIVVEDIDCSVQMHDRSAETEGNESSNPKLTLSGVLNFIDGLWSTCGDERIIIFTTNHKEKLDPALLRPGRMDMHIHMGYCTPEGFDVLALNYLGINDQTKAPCQEIKSFIGEVEISPAEIAEHLMRSEDVDLALQGVLDLLKKKKDEKTSVAVDEKKCDIGEAKEIIESDGIEIHKDQKMKFAKIWKSLTRRRSSKYNKMKHSEQSL